One part of the Aspergillus fumigatus Af293 chromosome 7, whole genome shotgun sequence genome encodes these proteins:
- a CDS encoding putative tannase, translated as MRPSSCIPFSVGLAVVAHAASPSTLEELCTVSYLQTVLPSSKFIQGITIDSDSLTTSVVTNSTVSSVDYPTATIDYCNVTLAYSHDGIDGDRVLLQIWLPAPTDFQNRWLSTGGGGYAINSGTRMLPEGIIYGAASGLTDGGFGGFSVNADSAMLLANGTLNYEALYMFGYKAHRELSLIGKAFTRKVYGMADSEKLYAYYHGCSEGGREGWSQVQRYGDEWDGAIIGAPAFRWSFQQTQHLFSNIVEKTLDYYPPPCELEKIVNETIVACDPLDGRTDGVVARTDLCLLHFDLKHVIGKKYSCAASTTAPAQSGTVSAKAVEVAKTIINGLHDTQGRRVYFSYQPSAAFDDAQTQFNADTGKWELSINQLGGKHIALLMNKNSTTLDSLNGVTYDTLKDWIISGMQEYYSTLQTTWPDLTPFHQAGGKVIHYHGDADFSIPTASSIRYWESVRSTMYGNLSYKAGANALNEWYRLYTVPGAGHCSTNDAMPNGPWPQTNLATMVEWVEKGVTPVTLNATVLQGEYEGETQQLCAWPLRPLWKNKGKTLNCVYDQASINSWHYDLDAVPMPVY; from the coding sequence ATGCGTCCCTCTAGCTGCATCCCCTTCTCCGTGGGCCTTGCCGTTGTGGCCCATGCAGCGTCTCCGTCAACcctggaggagctctgcACCGTTTCATATCTTCAAACTGTGTTGCCTTCATCTAAGTTCATTCAGGGCATCACCATTGACTCAGACTCTCTCACAACCAGTGTGGTGACCAACAGCACTGTCAGCAGCGTTGACTACCCTACGGCGACGATCGACTACTGCAATGTCACCCTGGCCTACTCGCACGATGGTATCGACGGCGACCGAGTCCTACTCCAAATATGGCTACCAGCTCCTACCGACTTCCAAAACCGATGGCTGTCCACCGGAGGCGGTGGTTATGCCATCAATTCCGGGACGCGAATGCTCCCTGAGGGTATCATCTACGGTGCGGCGTCTGGACTCACGGACGGTGGGTTTGGGGGCTTCTCGGTGAATGCCGACAGCGCTATGTTGCTGGCCAACGGTACACTGAACTATGAGGCGCTGTACATGTTCGGGTACAAGGCTCACCGGGAACTTAGCTTGATTGGCAAGGCCTTCACGCGGAAGGTCTACGGCATGGCCGACAGTGAGAAGCTCTATGCCTACTACCATGGATGCTCCGAGGGTGGCCGTGAGGGCTGGAGCCAAGTGCAGCGCTACGGTGACGAATGGGATGGGGCCATTATCGGGGCTCCAGCGTTTCGTTGGTCGTTTCAGCAGACTCAACATCTGTTCTCGAATATCGTTGAGAAGACTCTTGACTACTACCCTCCGCCCtgcgagctggagaagattgtGAACGAGACTATCGTTGCATGCGATCCCTTGGACGGCAGGACTGATGGTGTGGTCGCTCGAACCGATCTCTGCCTGCTGCATTTCGACCTGAAACATGTCATTGGCAAGAAGTACTCCTGCGCGGCTTCTACCACCGCACCGGCACAGAGTGGCACTGTTTCAGCCAAGGCAGTCGAGGTCGCTAAAACCATCATTAACGGACTGCATGACACTCAGGGCCGTCGAGTGTACTTCTCCTACCAACCCAGTGCCGCATTCGACGATGCTCAGACGCAGTTCAATGCCGACACCGGCAAGTGGGAGCTGTCTATCAACCAACTCGGGGGCAAACACATTGCACTGCTGATGAACAAAAACAGCACCACCCTGGACAGCCTAAACGGCGTTACCTACGACACGTTGAAAGACTGGATAATTTCGGGCATGCAGGAGTACTACAGCACCCTGCAGACTACCTGGCCCGATCTCACACCCTTCCACCAGGCTGGCGGCAAAGTGATCCACTACCATGGCGACGCTGATTTCAGCATCCCCACTGCTTCGTCTATCCGCTACTGGGAGTCGGTGCGGAGTACCATGTACGGCAACCTGTCGTACAAAGCTGGTGCTAACGCATTGAATGAATGGTACCGCTTATACACTGTGCCTGGTGCCGGCCACTGCTCGACCAACGATGCCATGCCCAATGGTCCATGGCCTCAGACCAACCTCGCTACCATGGTAGAATGGGTCGAAAAGGGAGTGACTCCGGTCACCCTGAATGCAACAGTGCTCCAGGGCGAGTATGAAGGCGAGACCCAGCAGCTCTGCGCGTGGCCATTGCGTCCTCTCTGgaagaacaaaggaaagacccTAAACTGTGTGTATGACCAGGCGTCCATCAACAGCTGGCACTATGACTTGGATGCAGTTCCTATGCCTGTATATTAG
- a CDS encoding putative FAD monooxygenase has translation MSVANKILILDTHESEQRPVAEEPMKMDSVLVHAYEQEANDADGVDQVRDEYSGSMAGVKSTYAPNMRVASNEKSGNRALAKNIAVGMRLPSFPVVNQADGSTIPLLNLMSSGGCWRLIVFSGDLRRPRV, from the coding sequence ATGTCTGTTGCAAATAAAATCCTCATTCTAGACACACACGAGTCCGAACAACGACCAGTCGCCGAAGAACCCATGAAGATGGACTCCGTTCTCGTGCATGCATATGAACAGGAGGCCAACGACGCGGATGGAGTCGATCAGGTTCGAGACGAGTATTCCGGCTCCATGGCTGGTGTGAAAAGCACATATGCTCCAAACATGCGCGTTGCCAGCAACGAGAAGAGCGGAAACAGAGCGCTAGCGAAGAATATCGCGGTCGGGATGCGTTTACCGTCGTTCCCGGTGGTCAACCAAGCCGACGGATCCACCATTCCCCTATTGAACCTCATGTCGAGTGGCGGCTGCTGGAGACTGATTGTTTTCTCTGGCGACTTGCGACGGCCAAGGGTGTGA
- a CDS encoding putative endoglucanase, which produces MLYFTLLHSMTDQRGSDTMTDRKELVAVEHRLLGISNGVYTAAGSQALFDTAGASWCGAGCGKCYNLTSTGSAPCTGCGTGGAAGESIIVMVTNLCPYNGNQQWCPQVGATNNYGYSYHFDIMAQSEVFGDNVVVNFEPVACPGQATSDWETCVCYGQTETDETPVGMTPGGSNPSPLTSTTTTKTTTTETTITTTTSGATQTLYGQCGGSGWTGPTACASGATCKVLNPYYSQCLS; this is translated from the exons ATGCTTTACTTCACCCTATTGCACAGCATGACTGACCAGAGAGGCAGCGATACTATGACGGACAGGAAGGAGCTTGTGGCTGTGGAACATCGTCTG CTTGGCATCAGTAACGGTGTCTACACGGCCGCCGGCTCTCAGGCCCTCTTCGACACAGCTGGCGCCTCATGGTGCGGTGCAGGATGCGGCAAGTGCTATAACTTGACATCAACTGGCAGTGCTCCTTGCACTGGCTGTGGCACCGGAGGAGCCGCTGGGGAGAGTATCATCGTGATGGTCACCAACCTCTGCCCCTATAATGGCAATCAGCAATGGTGCCCTCAGGTCGGTGCCACAAACAACTACGGCTACAGCTACCACTTTGATATCATGGCCCAGAGTGAAGTTTTTGGCGACAATGTGGTTGTCAACTTTGAGCCGGTTGCCTGTCCTGGCCAGGCCACTTCCGATTGGGAGACATGTGTCTGCTACGGCCAGACCGAGACTGATGAGACTCCAGTGGGCATGACGCCCGGAGGCAGCAACCCTTCCCCTCTGACAtcgacaaccaccaccaagACAACCACCACCGAGACAACCATCACTACCACCACTAGTGGAGCCACTCAGACGCTGTACGGACAGTGCGGTGGCAGTGGTTGGACTGGCCCTACTGCCTGTGCGTCGGGCGCCACGTGCAAGGTGTTGAATCCTTATTACTCCCAGTGTCTCTCATAA
- a CDS encoding CRAL-TRIO domain-containing protein, producing the protein MVPDPNNIPLGFLGNLSTEQERCLQQLWSLVLYLENAASFNDLEHLFRVNSVERNKSISISSFARRNSLLTRTDSILLRRSSTASFPAPSNPLLQTLSNIGMTASEIRSVAKSLTYLSPDDVRWGILTASKQEYPDRWMLRYLRFCKWNVNKAFILILNALQWRIKDMHVDDRLLPEGELGAIHQSQAPLNAAEAQQSRGFLSQLQMGKCYVHGVDRLNRPLCVIRVRLHRPEDQSEEAMNRYITHIMESVRLLIAPPVETATVIFDMTGFSLANMVSSVYGWGGYLLMFYIQDYALVKFIIRCFELYYPESLGVLLIHNAPRIFAGIWKMIKGWINPDMVTKIHFTKSVADLAQFIHPSQIVSELGGDEDWEYEYSQPEMDENGLMEDDEARNTLLSERQQISEEFLSLTSQWIEATRHNYPEEVAMVQSRRFNVMEKLRVNYWKLDPFVRARNFLDRTGVIQEGGRIKHYPEAKPEVQIETAKVLEVAHIDRARVKLINV; encoded by the exons ATGGTTCCCGACCCAAACAATATCCCTCTGGGGTTTCTGGGAAATCTGTCGACGGAACAGGAGCGATGCTTGCAGCAACTCTGGTCCTTGGTTCTGTACCTTGAAAATGCCGCCTCTTTTAACGACCTCGAACATCTCTTCCGGGTCAACAGCGTGGAAAGGAATAAATCAATTTCCATTTCGTCGTTTGCGCGCCGAAACTCGCTGCTGACCCGGACGGATTCCATCCTGTTGCGCCGCAGCAGCACAGCGTCCTTCCCGGCACCTTCCAACCCGCTACTCCAGACCCTGAGCAATATCGGAATGACCGCATCTGAGATCCGCTCTGTAGCAAAGTCCTTGACCTACCTGAGTCCAGACGATGTCCGCTGGGGCATACTCACCGCGAGCAAACAGGAATATCCGGATCGCTGGATGCTTCGATACCTGCGTTTCTGCAAGTGGAATGTCAACAAGGCTTTCATTCTGATTCTGAACGCGTTGCAGTGGCGAATCAAGGACATGCATGTGGATGACCGTCTACTGCCAGAGGGTGAGCTCGGTGCGATTCACCAGTCACAGGCACCCTTGAATGCTGCCGAAGCGCAACAATCACGGGGCTTTCTCAGTCAGTTACAAATGGGAAAATGTTATGTGCATGGAGTCGACCGACTGAATCGGCCATTGTGTGTGATACGGGTGCGGCTGCATCGACCCGAGGATCAATCGGAAGAGGCGATGAACCGATACATCACACATATTATGGAGTCGGTCCGGCTTCTCATTGCGCCCCCTGTAGAGACAGCA ACTGTCATTTTTGATATGACTGGGTTTTCTCTCGCAAATATGGTGAGTTCAGTTTATGGTTGGGGAGGTTACCTGCTGATGTTTTATATACAGGACTATGCCCTCGTAAAGTTCATCATCCGATGTTTTGAATTGTATTATCCCGAGTCGTTGGGTGTTTTACTTATCCACAATGCCCCCCGTATTTTTGCAG GAATatggaagatgatcaagGGTTGGATTAACCCAGACATGGTGACAAAAATCCACTTCACCAAGTCGGTGGCAGATCTCGCACAGTTCATTCATCCCAGTCAGATTGTGAGCGAGCTCGGAGGTGACGAGGACTGGGAGTATGAATATTCTCAGCCTGAAATGGATGAGAACGGATTGATGGAGGACGACGAAGCTCGGAATACCTTGCTGAGTGAGCGACAGCAGATCAGCGAGGAATTTCTTTCCCTTACGTCCCAGTGGATCGAGGCGACAAGACACAACTATCCTGAGGAGGTTGCGATGGTTCAGTCGCGCCGTTTCAACGTTATGGAAAAACTTCGCGTTAATTACTGGAAACTGGACCCTTTTGTCCGAGCCCGTAACTTCCTTGATCGAACAGGCGTTATCCaggagggagggaggatCAAGCACTATCCAGAGGCTAAACCGGAAGTCCAGATCGAGACAGCCAAGGTGTTAGAGGTGGCACATATTGACCGGGCACGGGTGAAGCTCATTAATGTCTAA
- a CDS encoding NAD(P)/FAD-dependent oxidoreductase, with the protein MLRVQPTDKLGELEKETLANLERDGLRHTQFVKSNPEDRQRAESLGWSGKLLNFEIPGTEPRQTYDAVLDSLAGFVRCSNACAYWHKIALADGVRFCFGKEGAVESLVKAPSTTEPGKEKVTGIRTEDGSLHTVDTVVVAAGSFSTQVLPELSYHLESSAGSVATFKIDRKQTDLWDKYSPDKFPVITWKATPRDKAGKDTGSIYVLPRTPQGYLKIGYRGIKFTNFQPAPKGTPFTQDGKWSVPLPVDQCKALPKPAIQAISEFVSIFLPEFEGVPFSSTKLCWYTDSLDNSFVIDYVPDYAEKSVFVCTGGSGHGAKFLPVLGEHAADIFENGDKSKTYMRPLWRWRPEAQRRNGLEEGPGGRRDISHASFL; encoded by the exons ATGTTACGTGTCCAGCCAACTGATAAACTTGGTGAATTGGAGAAAGAGACACTTGCAAACTTGGAGCGCGATGGACTTCGTCACACGCAGTTTGTCAAGAGCAATCCTGAGGACCGACAGCGTGCGGAGAGCCTGGGGTGGTCAGGCAAACTCCTCAACTTCGAGATACCAGGTACCGAGCCAAGGCAGACGTATGATGCAGTCCTAGACTCACTCGCTGGGTTTGTGAGGTGTAGTAATGCTTGTGCCTATTGGCACAAGATTGCACTGGCGGACGGGGTCAGGTTTTGCTTTGGAAAAGAAGGTGCAGTCGAATCCTTGGTAAAGGCCCCGAGCACCACGGAGCCCGGAAAGGAAAAGGTCACAGGTATTCGAACTGAGGATGGGAGTCTTCATACCGTGGATactgttgttgttgctg CTGGGTCCTTTTCGACTCAGGTCTTACCTGAGTTAAGCTACCATCTCGAGTCATCTGCTGGTAGTGTAGCCACATTCAAAATTGATCGCAAGCAAACAGATCTATGGGATAAGTACTCCCCCGACAAATTCCCCGTCATCACTTGGAAAGCCACTCCCCGTGATAAGGCCGGCAAGGACACTGGTAGTATCTACGTCTTGCCTCGCACGCCGCAAGGCTACCTCAAGATTGGGTACCGAGGAATAAAG TTCACTAACTTCCAACCGGCCCCCAAAGGAACTCCGTTCACACAGGATGGGAAATGGTCTGTGCCTTTGCCAGTAGATCAATGCAAAGCACTGCCAAAACCAGCCATACAAGCTATATCAGAGTTTGTATCTATCTTCCTCCCAGAGTTTGAGGGCGTACCTTTCTCGTCAACCAAGCTCTGCTGGTATACCGACTCTCTCGACAATTCCTTTGTA ATTGACTATGTCCCAGACTACGCAGAAAAGTCGGTGTTTGTATGCACGGGGGGTAGCGGCCACGGTGCAAAGTTCCTGCCGGTTCTTGGGGAG CATGCTGCGGATATTTTCGAGAACGGAGATAAAAGTAAGACATACATGCGGCCATTATGGCGGTGGCGACCCGAGGCACAACGTAGAAACGGCTTAGAGGAGGGACCCGGCGGGAGAAGAGACATTTCTCATGCATCGTTCCTTTGA
- a CDS encoding putative allantoate permease of the major facilitator superfamily produces MATISAAPKSPGHEPNPYVKETPRVTTRSPNVVDKKDIDDTTLFYNTHKDQVRPLTPEVERKLVRKNFWCLLLQTWWISFLIHLDKSTLSSASTMGVFRDVAMSKNEYNRLFIFFYLGYMIALWPGAWLAQRIGHKHFITGSLLLWALLIGVHPAVTTGKQMMAVRFLLGMTESQIVPSTTMLHQAFFPPRKSPWVQLLWWAFGSVANVLLTMISYQLIQDDNHGTLAGSLASWKWLHIVCCILTFCVCVPLMIFLPNTPLDAKWLSTEEKVHTIEIIRNTHAGVKNSTFKWAQVREMVTDPKSWLFIFHMFFNELPNNTSQQLPLIIVGFGFTPAESALFNIIKPLWGLLLILVSAAMLYGTRLGTGYTCALSYIPCLIGGIIELAAPWSNKVALVVGTQISTFKPSYLLGLSWAGTTTTGYTKRLTLMSSCVVAASVANMISPEFWKSKYQPRYRLPWAFMTAFWAISPTMCIIIRLYLQYENRRRQRLLEQQESDSDREDILDTDGRIVKIDGHDFDATDRTNLKFRYPL; encoded by the exons ATGGCTACAATATCTGCTGCACCGAAATCGCCAGGACACGAGCCCAATCCTTATGTGAAAGAGACACCTCGCGTCACGACACGGAGCCCTAATGTCGtcgacaagaaggatatcgacGACACCACACTATTCTACAACACCCACAAAGACCAAGTACGCCCGTTGACGCCAGAAGTGGAACGAAAGCTGGTCCGCAAGAACTTCTGgtgcctcctcctccaaaCGTGGTGGATCTCGTTCTTGATTCACTTGGACAAATCGACTCTCTCGTCCGCCAGCACGATGGGAGTGTTCAGAGATGTAGCAATGTCAAAGAATGAATATAACCGGCTGTTCATCTTTTTCTACCTCGGCTACATGATCGCCCTCTGGCCTGGGGCCTGGCTTGCGCAGCGGATCGGCCACAAGCACTTTATTACCGGCTCTTTGTTGCTATGGGCCTTATTAATTGGTGTCCATCCGGCAGTTACGACGGggaagcagatgatggccgTGAGGTTTCTTCTCGGGATG ACTGAATCGCAGATCGTACCGTCCACCACCATGTTGCACCAGGCATTCTTCCCGCCAAGGAAAAGTCCCTGGGTACAGCTCCTCTGGTGGGCATTTGGCAGCGTGGCCAACGTTCTCTTGACGATGATTTCGTACCAGTTGATCCAGGATGACAACCACGGCACCCTGGCCGGCTCCCTTGCTTCGTGGAAATGGCTTCATATTGTTTGCTGCATCTTGACATTCTGCGTCTGCGTACCTCTCATGATCTTCCTCCCCAACACACCTCTTGACGCGAAATGGCTGTCTaccgaagagaaagtgcACACCATCGAAATCATACGCAATACCCACGCAGGTGTGAAGAACTCGACCTTCAAATGGGCGCAAGTGAGGGAGATGGTCACAGACCCCAAGAGTTGGCTTTTCAT CTTTCACATGTTCTTCAATGAACTGCCGAACAACACCTCGCAACAACTTCctctcatcatcgtcggcttcGGATTCACCCCTGCCGAAAGTGCCCTATTTAACATAATCAAGCCACTCTGGGGCCTTCTTCTGATCCTTGTTTCCGCTGCCATGCTGTACGGCACGAGACTGGGAACAGGATACACCTGTGCGCTCTCATACATCCCTTGCTTGATTGGTGGAATTATCGAG CTCGCAGCACCGTGGTCGAACAAAGTAGCTCTGGTCGTAGGGACCCAAATATCGACATTCAAGCCATCCTACCTCCTTGGTCTTAGCTGGGCCGGAACAACAACGACCGGGTACACGAAGCGACTTACGCTGATGAGCTCCTGTGTTGTTGCGGCTTCGGTGGCGAACATGATTTCTCCAGA ATTCTGGAAGTCCAAATACCAGCCCCGATATCGGCTTCCGTGGGCGTTTATGACCGCGTTCTGGGCCATCTCGCCTACGATGTGTATCATTATTCGACTTTACCTCCAGTACGAAAATCGTCGGCGCCAGAGGCTTCTTGAGCAACAGGAATCCGACTCTGACCGGGAGGATATTCTTGATACTGATGGGCGGATTGTGAAAATTGATGGTCATGATTTCGATGCAACGGATCGAACGAATCTCAAGTTCAGGTACCCACTTTGA
- a CDS encoding flavin monoamine oxidase family protein, with product MAFKTVASAALLLAQVNCVLTRPQGTNILKVSTSDVVQPGGLANIYLDWRESYSGIIEAIYASCLSPDTSSTQIIGRFTVDGHPPQQLAWAVSDDAPTDNCIYVHGTQSDRLEPNLLGKSEPVRLSQMVKKRSVADANVPLLKDFDSLGAWFDGVAAIKQKTATHGGVASSHSSKDSKIAIVGAGISGLATGLMLDSVGVHNWEIIEASDRVGGRFRTRYVAGTQEWAEMGPMRLPYSVTYKHSNETLRYTDHEMTFQLAAILNEMNGNDPQWKINFIPWIQHHPNELIAQGTRRHPDGRIPTRAEIEADPSLREAPHMSSPEYLSTKNRMDRILKNETTLKSLQRDVWRAHKLAMEEGLDEWSEQAMMRHVFKASLNVTDEIWTSSDYDIFWDELHHNSNLGLDGSSGALGETTWLCIDGGFNRLSDAFLPHLGNRLTLNRKVRKLEPIPGPNDTTRTRLSWYPNVTNRTYEFEDYDYTIMAVPFTMTRFMDLPNFSSVLSRAISEAGLRFKSACKVALLFRERFWEMGPRPIFGGYSKPPSKPVGALYYPVYGHNESRPGLIMHYRGGDWSDRFVSFSDEEHVQTVLDSIVSIHGEQARELYTGDYERLCWLQDEHTATAWCRPDVEQHKLYIPAYHVTEHNTIFIGEHTAPTHAWVSSSLHSAVRGTVQLLLELGLVDEAKTVNEKWMGRWIRL from the coding sequence ATGGCATTCAAGACAGTTGCCAGTGCGGCATTGCTGTTGGCCCAAGTAAACTGCGTGCTTACCAGGCCTCAGGGTACGAACATCCTCAAAGTTTCAACGTCCGATGTTGTTCAGCCTGGTGGGCTGGCTAATATCTACCTCGATTGGCGTGAATCTTACTCTGGTATCATCGAGGCTATTTACGCGTCCTGTCTGAGCCCTGATACGTCTTCAACGCAGATCATCGGCCGCTTTACTGTCGACGGCCATCCCCCCCAGCAACTTGCCTGGGCAGTTTCCGACGATGCTCCCACGGATAACTGTATCTATGTCCATGGCACCCAGTCAGACAGGTTAGAACCAAATCTCTTGGGGAAGAGTGAGCCCGTCCGACTGAGTCAAATGGTGAAGAAAAGATCTGTCGCCGATGCAAACGTTCCCCTTCTCAAAGACTTCGACTCACTCGGGGCCTGGTTCGACGGGGTTGCCGCCATCAAACAAAAGACTGCAACACACGGTGGCGTCGCATCCAGCCACTCGTCCAAGGACAGCAAGATCGCCATCGTGGGTGCTGGTATCTCAGGCCTCGCCACAGGCCTAATGCTCGACAGCGTTGGCGTCCACAACTGGGAAATCATCGAAGCCAGCGATCGCGTCGGAGGGCGGTTCCGAACGCGGTATGTTGCTGGGACGCAAGAGTGGGCGGAGATGGGGCCGATGCGGTTGCCCTATTCTGTCACCTACAAGCACAGTAATGAGACTCTGCGGTATACGGATCACGAGATGACGTTCCAGCTCGCGGCTATCCTAAACGAGATGAATGGCAATGACCCTCAGTGGAAGATCAACTTTATCCCGTGGATCCAGCATCACCCGAATGAGCTTATTGCGCAGGGGACTCGTCGACATCCTGATGGTCGCATTCCCACTCGTGCTGAGATCGAGGCGGATCCAAGCCTAAGGGAAGCGCCTCATATGTCTAGCCCCGAGTACCTCAGCACGAAGAACAGAATGGACCGCATTCTGAAGAACGAGACCACTCTGAAGTCCCTCCAACGAGACGTCTGGCGCGCGCACAAACTCGCCATGGAGGAAGGCCTAGACGAATGGAGCGAGCAAGCCATGATGCGCCACGTCTTCAAAGCCAGCCTGAACGTCACCGACGAGATCTGGACAAGCTCCGACTACGACATCTTCTGGGACGAGCTCCACCACAACTCCAACCTCGGCCTCGACGGCAGCAGCGGTGCCCTCGGTGAAACAACCTGGCTCTGCATCGACGGCGGCTTCAACCGTCTCTCCGATGCCTTTCTCCCCCACCTTGGCAACCGTCTAACTCTCAACCGCAAGGTGCGAAAATTAGAACCCATCCCCGGCCCCAACGATACAACCCGCACCCGCCTCTCCTGGTATCCCAATGTCACCAACCGCACCTACGAGTTTGAGGACTACGACTACACAATCATGGCAGTCCCCTTTACAATGACACGCTTCATGGACCTCCCTAACTTCTCTTCTGTCCTCTCCCGCGCAATTAGCGAAGCCGGCCTCCGTTTCAAATCCGCCTGCAAAGTCGCCCTCCTCTTCCGGGAAAGGTTCTGGGAAATGGGACCCCGACCTATCTTTGGAGGGTACTCAAAACCGCCAAGCAAGCCCGTCGGAGCCCTGTACTACCCGGTGTATGGCCACAACGAGTCGCGCCCCGGGCTCATAATGCACTACCGCGGCGGCGACTGGAGTGACCGATTCGTCAGCTTTTCGGACGAAGAACACGTGCAGACTGTCCTCGATTCCATTGTCTCAATTCATGGCGAGCAAGCGCGTGAGCTCTACACGGGCGACTATGAGCGGCTGTGCTGGTTGCAGGACGAGCACACGGCGACGGCGTGGTGCCGCCCAGATGTCGAGCAGCATAAGCTGTATATCCCGGCATATCATGTCACCGAGCACAATACAATCTTTATTGGCGAGCATACGGCACCGACACATGCTTGGGTGAGCTCGTCGTTGCATTCGGCTGTTAGGGGGACTGTGCAGTTGTTGTTGGAGTTGGGGCTTGTGGATGAGGCGAAGACAGTCAATGAGAAGTGGATGGGAAGGTGGATTCGTCTGTAG